The following are encoded in a window of Roseimaritima ulvae genomic DNA:
- a CDS encoding tetratricopeptide repeat protein, translating into MSESTCNPRPLSPTLFVLLAAASMSLCGCQTLTERSSAGMRSLVGPPPDHQPTVVAETAAHSPEEETGIRAATERSTNRMISYMTGREPENREKAKLLYREADQVFAAAANLPREQAKKEYEKAAKLFVRAGEAHRGSALEQDALLMAGESYFFADQLTDAEEMFSKLQKEHPRNRHNDRAAARLFEISQYWIETEKAGDRSWMPVNFFDPSRPFFDVDGHAIRVLDNIRYNDPTGVLSDDATMAAGVEKMRQGKYQDADEFFTDLRETFPDSEHQFNAHIMGLRCKLLIYAGPSYSGIMLDEAEKLLRQTRRRFPDRMNDPQLSDELAKIAAEIDFKKAEKLDYRGRYRERRKEYGAARVYYQEVLEKHPNTPFAAQARERLAAFSDLPDLPPKRFAWLSDAFPNERRSKPLILSEGGTVLR; encoded by the coding sequence ATGTCTGAATCAACCTGCAACCCTCGTCCGCTGAGCCCGACGTTGTTTGTCTTGCTAGCGGCAGCGAGCATGTCGCTGTGCGGTTGCCAAACACTGACCGAGCGCAGTTCCGCTGGAATGCGGTCGCTGGTGGGACCTCCGCCTGACCACCAACCGACGGTGGTTGCCGAAACGGCTGCTCACAGTCCGGAAGAAGAAACCGGCATCCGAGCCGCGACCGAACGCTCGACCAATCGCATGATCAGTTACATGACCGGCCGCGAACCGGAAAACCGCGAGAAGGCGAAGCTGCTATACCGCGAGGCCGACCAGGTATTTGCCGCGGCCGCTAACCTGCCCCGCGAACAAGCCAAGAAGGAATACGAAAAGGCCGCCAAGCTGTTTGTCCGCGCGGGCGAAGCCCATCGAGGATCGGCGTTGGAACAAGACGCTCTATTGATGGCCGGCGAGAGCTATTTTTTTGCCGACCAACTGACCGACGCCGAAGAGATGTTTTCCAAGCTGCAGAAGGAACACCCTCGTAATCGCCACAATGATCGCGCGGCCGCTCGTCTGTTTGAAATCAGCCAATACTGGATCGAAACCGAAAAAGCCGGAGATCGCAGTTGGATGCCCGTCAACTTCTTCGATCCTTCCCGCCCCTTCTTCGATGTCGACGGACACGCCATCCGCGTATTGGATAACATCCGCTACAACGATCCCACCGGCGTGTTATCCGACGACGCCACGATGGCGGCCGGCGTGGAAAAGATGCGTCAGGGCAAATACCAGGACGCCGACGAGTTCTTCACGGACCTGCGGGAAACCTTTCCCGACAGCGAACACCAGTTCAACGCCCACATCATGGGTCTCCGCTGCAAACTGTTGATCTATGCCGGGCCCAGCTACAGTGGGATCATGCTGGACGAAGCGGAAAAATTGTTGCGGCAGACACGGCGGCGGTTCCCGGATCGCATGAATGATCCCCAGCTGAGCGACGAACTGGCGAAAATTGCCGCTGAAATCGACTTCAAGAAAGCTGAAAAACTGGACTATCGCGGCCGCTATCGTGAACGACGCAAAGAATACGGCGCCGCTCGGGTGTACTACCAGGAAGTCCTAGAAAAGCATCCCAACACGCCCTTTGCCGCTCAGGCACGCGAGCGTTTGGCAGCCTTTTCCGATCTGCCGGATCTACCGCCCAAGCGTTTCGCTTGGCTGTCCGATGCGTTTCCCAATGAACGCCGCAGCAAACCGCTGATCCTTTCCGAAGGCGGCACCGTGCTGAGGTAA
- the recO gene encoding DNA repair protein RecO, whose translation MDKSDAIVLRTIEFSETSLVVTLLTRDFGKLGTLAKGARRPKGPFEGSLDLLALCRVVLIRKAGDTLDLLTEAKLERRFRATELAYLDAHQRLQRLYAGYYVAEMIRHWTDEGDPHPELFDLTLATIQRIDGDAPLAASLLFFELQALRLLGHAPGTQQCVACGGPLPTAGAQTFGLLAGGALCDRCRRQHRETKILSAESFRVLQFLLSPEAIRPETVAEKIYGELRPLLSRYITTMLGYAPRMSRYLPTSVDT comes from the coding sequence ATGGACAAGTCGGACGCGATTGTGCTGCGGACGATCGAATTCAGTGAAACCAGTCTCGTGGTCACGCTGCTGACGCGTGACTTTGGCAAACTGGGGACCCTGGCCAAAGGCGCGCGGCGTCCCAAAGGTCCCTTTGAAGGTTCGCTTGACCTGTTGGCCCTTTGTCGCGTAGTACTAATCCGCAAAGCCGGCGATACGTTGGACCTGTTGACCGAAGCCAAACTCGAGCGGCGGTTTCGGGCCACCGAGCTAGCTTACCTGGATGCCCACCAGCGTTTGCAGCGTTTGTATGCCGGTTACTACGTGGCGGAAATGATCCGTCATTGGACCGACGAAGGTGATCCGCATCCCGAACTATTTGACCTGACACTCGCGACTATCCAACGAATCGACGGAGACGCCCCGTTGGCGGCCAGTTTGCTGTTTTTTGAATTGCAAGCCCTGCGTTTGCTCGGCCACGCCCCGGGAACCCAACAATGTGTGGCCTGCGGGGGACCGCTGCCCACTGCCGGGGCGCAGACATTCGGGTTGCTCGCAGGAGGTGCCTTGTGCGATAGATGCCGTCGACAACATCGCGAAACCAAGATCCTGTCCGCCGAGAGTTTTCGAGTGCTGCAATTTTTACTCAGCCCCGAAGCAATCCGCCCGGAAACCGTTGCCGAAAAAATATACGGCGAACTGCGACCGCTGCTGAGTCGATACATAACCACAATGCTGGGTTACGCACCTCGAATGAGCCGCTACCTGCCCACCTCCGTCGACACCTAA
- the lptE gene encoding LPS assembly lipoprotein LptE: MALCLVSVLSTVGCAGYQIGPHAMYRSDIRTVYVPVARNDTFRHDLGVRLTEAVNREIEQRTPYKVTGDPTADSTLTVRFLTETKRVLTETSGDDPRALDAVVSVQATWLDRSGQVLMQNQLLPDNSLAFTFSQSGRLVPEAGQSVETELQDAIDDLATRIVSNMEMRW; encoded by the coding sequence ATGGCCCTGTGCCTCGTCAGCGTGCTCTCGACCGTGGGCTGCGCGGGCTATCAGATCGGTCCTCATGCGATGTACCGCAGCGATATCCGCACGGTGTACGTGCCGGTTGCGCGAAACGATACCTTCCGTCATGACTTGGGCGTTCGCCTGACCGAAGCGGTGAATCGCGAAATTGAACAGCGTACGCCTTATAAAGTCACCGGCGATCCCACAGCCGACAGTACGCTCACCGTACGATTCTTAACCGAGACCAAACGGGTCCTGACTGAAACCTCCGGCGACGATCCTCGGGCGCTCGATGCCGTTGTCTCGGTGCAAGCCACTTGGTTGGACCGCAGCGGTCAGGTCCTGATGCAAAATCAGCTGCTGCCCGACAACTCGCTGGCCTTCACCTTTTCGCAAAGCGGTCGACTTGTCCCCGAAGCCGGCCAGTCGGTGGAAACCGAACTGCAAGACGCCATCGATGATCTGGCCACCCGGATCGTCTCCAATATGGAAATGCGCTGGTAA